The Argentina anserina chromosome 3, drPotAnse1.1, whole genome shotgun sequence genome includes a region encoding these proteins:
- the LOC126789192 gene encoding uncharacterized protein LOC126789192 — protein MAASMFKLSVFLSLLSNLNLGLWPEAQKSVATFPPSCNSIECPSYDSIEVGNGYEVRRYNSSEWISTAPIQDISLVAATRTGFLQLFDYIQGKNEYGEKIEMTAPVLSKVQPSDGPFCESSFVVSFYVPKKNQAKPPPAEGLHVQKWTSTYVAVREFGGFVSDYDIGVEAAALQSSLAGTVWSKAIEKSHGADHTTIYTVAQYNSPFEFDHRVNEIWMSFDLEE, from the exons ATGGCTGCCTCTATGTTTAAGCTCTCTGTTTTCTTGAGCCTCCTCTCCAATCTGAATTTGGGTCTCTGGCCAGAAGCTCAGAAAAGCGTGGCAACATTTCCACCATCATGTAACAGCATAGAGTGCCCGAGCTATGACTCCATTGAAGTTGGCAATGGCTATGAGGTTCGTCGATACAATTCGAGTGAATGGATATCAACTGCTCCTATTCAGGACATTTCTCTGGTTGCAGCCACCAGAACTGGCTTCTTACA GCTATTTGATTACATTCAAGGGAAGAATGAGTATGGTGAGAAAATTGAGATGACTGCCCCAGTGCTCAGCAAAGTTCAACCAAGCGATGGACCCTTCTGCGAGTCTTCATTTGTGGTGAGCTTCTATGTACCAAAGAAGAACCAAGCAAAACCACCACCGGCAGAAGGCCTCCATGTTCAAAAATGGACGTCTACATATGTGGCAGTGAGAGAATTTGGCGGGTTTGTTTCGGACTATGATATTGGAGTAGAAGCTGCTGCCTTGCAGTCCAGTCTTGCAGGCACTGTTTGGTCTAAAGCTATTGAGAAAAGCCATGGAGCTGATCACACTACAATTTATACTGTTGCACAGTACAACTCTCCATTTGAATTTGATCACAGGGTGAATGAGATATGGATGTCGTTTGATTTAGAAGAGTAA
- the LOC126786997 gene encoding F-box/kelch-repeat protein At3g06240-like — translation MHCAKTRFPKRVYCLHYDDNRDFDECCQIEFRFNQMVKPANERFRVAGICDGLVCLADDELCKAFNYIIWNPAIRKEVMLPLPVMTNDYKVVRFVAPQSTPAVAGVYSLATGSWRSLGSVVPHCQIHVAIPYAFIDGAIHCTVRKEAADDYCYFILTFDLGRESFREIMMPKGTEQHYKPKVSVSGDGKSLALFTGYRKDDIYYVDIWLMKEYCQEESGTKLITLGPQGPERWLQPHPLCFRKSGEVFLALIGFESRSLVSLDTQSQKFNNLGVRLILT, via the exons ATGCACTGCG CCAAAACCCGATTCCCGAAGAGGGTGTATTGTTTGCATTATGATGATAACCGTGATTTTGATGAGTGCTGCCAGATAGAGTTTCGGTTTAACCAAATGGTAAAGCCGGCAAATGAGCGTTTCCGTGTAGCTGGCATATGTGACGGGCTGGTGTGCCTTGCAGATGATGAACTATGTAAAGCGTTCAATTATATAATATGGAATCCAGCAATAAGAAAGGAAGTGATGCTTCCCTTGCCCG TTATGACCAATGATTACAAAGTTGTTCGATTTGTCGCTCCTCAGAGTACTCCAGCTGTAGCTGGGGTTTACTCACTAGCCACTGGCTCATGGAGAAGTCTTGGTTCTGTAGTTCCTCATTGCCAAATACATGTTGCTATTCCATACGCTTTTATTGATGGGGCTATTCATTGTACAGTAAGGAAGGAAGCTGCTGATGATTATTGCTATTTCATTTTGACATTTGATCTGGGCCGTGAGTCATTTCGCGAGATAATGATGCCGAAGGGCACTGAACAACACTATAAACCGAAAGTGTCTGTTTCAGGAGACGGGAAATCTCTTGCTTTATTTACAGGCTACAGGAAGGATGATATTTATTATGTTGATATATGGTTAATGAAAGAGTATTGTCAGGAAGAGTCAGGGACTAAATTGATAACTCTTGGTCCACAAGGTCCAGAACGATGGTTGCAGCCTCATCCATTATGTTTTCGAAAGAGTGGAGAAGTTTTTTTGGCACTGATAGGCTTTGAAAGTCGAAGCTTAGTTTCACTTGACACTCAGAGCCAAAAATTCAACAATCTTGgtgttaggttaatattaacctag